The following coding sequences are from one Coffea arabica cultivar ET-39 chromosome 11e, Coffea Arabica ET-39 HiFi, whole genome shotgun sequence window:
- the LOC113719632 gene encoding uncharacterized protein has protein sequence MGKTSVIIYITVAIVLLLLISKSPQNSNHDSHSHRHRRLKLRSNFTFAPPSLNHHERHVPFDPLVADIERKREDREWEKRYLESHHPELTRSSMSQHGEAMPAESQPEWEDFMDAEDYLNDEERFNVTHRLVLLFPKIDVDPADGFVTEPELTRWNLAQTEKEVLHRTQRELEIHDKNKDGLVSFSEYEPPSWVKPSGSDSSGIDMGWWKEEHFNASDADGDGLLNITEFNDFLHPADTKNPKLLNWLCKEEIRERDSDKDGRVSFKEFFHGLFDLVRNYDEEDHNSEHQSDDSREAPAKKLFSQLDKDGDRFLSDVELLPIIGKLHPSEHYYAKQQADYVIQQADSDKDGRLTLTEMIDSPYVFYSAIFSDDEDEDFEYHDEFR, from the exons ATGGGGAAAACATCGGTGATAATCTACATTACTGTAGCCATAgttctcctcctcctcatctCAAAATCCCCTCAAAATTCCAACCACGATAGTCACAGCCACCGTCACCGCCGTCTGAAGCTCCGTTCCAACTTCACCTTCGCACCACCGTCGTTAAATCACCATGAACGTCACGTCCCTTTCGACCCTTTAGTGGCGGACATTGAGCGGAAGCGGGAGGACAGAGAATGGGAGAAGAGGTACTTGGAAAGTCACCACCCCGAGTTGACTCGGTCATCGATGAGTCAACACGGAGAAGCTATGCCTGCTGAATCGCAGCCCGAGTGGGAGGATTTTATGGATGCTGAGGATTACTTGAATGACGAGGAGAGGTTTAATGTGACTCATAGGTTGGTGCTTTTGTTCCCGAAGATTGATGTGGACCCGGCTGATGGATTTGTGACTGAGCCTGAGTTGACTCGGTGGAACTTGGCGCAGACTGAGAAGGAGGTTTTGCATAGGACACAGAGGGAGTTGGAGATCCATGATAAGAATAAAGATGGGCTTGTGTCCTTTTCTGAGTATGAGCCTCCCAGCTGGGTCAAACCTTCAG GTAGTGATTCCTCGGGAATTGATATGGGTTGGTGGAAAGAAGAGCATTTTAATGCATCAGATGCAGATGGTGATGGTCTTTTGAATATTACAGAGTTTAATGA CTTTCTGCATCCAGCTGATACAAAAAATCCCAAACTACTTAATTGGTTGTGCAAGGAAGAAATCAG AGAAAGAGATTCTGATAAAGATGGTAGGGTCAGCTTCAAAGAGTTTTTCCATGGGCTTTTTGACCTGGTAAGGAACTATGATGAAGAGGATCACAATTCTGAGCACCAGTCTGATGATTCAAGAGAAGCCCCAGCCAAGAAGTTGTTTTCCCAGCTTGACAAGGATGGCGACAG GTTCTTGTCAGATGTGGAACTGCTACCAATTATTGGAAAGCTTCATCCGTCTGAACATTATTATGCTAAACAACAGGCAGACTACGTCATACAACAG GCTGATTCAGATAAAGATGGACGGCTGACATTGACAGAAATGATTGACAGCCCATATGTATTCTATAGCGCCATATtcagtgatgatgaagatgaagactTTGAATATCACGACGAGTTCCGTTGA